One Parachlamydia sp. AcF125 DNA segment encodes these proteins:
- a CDS encoding type II toxin-antitoxin system HicB family antitoxin: MLKYKGYSGYVIYDDEARIFHGEVAGLKAVITFQGTTVDEIEHAFKESIDDYLDWCKERGVDPEKAYSGRFSLRMPSDLYVKIAAQAAQNGMSINSYIVNKLNTL; the protein is encoded by the coding sequence ATGTTAAAATATAAAGGATATTCAGGCTACGTTATTTATGATGACGAAGCGCGTATTTTTCATGGAGAGGTAGCAGGATTAAAAGCTGTAATTACTTTCCAAGGTACCACGGTTGACGAAATTGAGCATGCTTTTAAAGAGTCTATTGATGATTATCTTGATTGGTGCAAAGAAAGAGGCGTAGATCCAGAAAAAGCTTATTCGGGTAGGTTTAGCTTGAGAATGCCCTCTGATCTGTATGTCAAAATTGCAGCACAGGCAGCTCAGAATGGGATGAGTATTAACTCTTATATCGTTAACAAGCTAAATACTCTTTAA
- a CDS encoding patatin-like phospholipase family protein gives MEEAEQSVIMHFLRTRNDEIIKKIAAKKLYETLVGRDSNRAIHEVVRGGHHKLVPILFGDTELAQVNALDSRGANLLISAIEGRQKAFVNVCLQYGNLPNHYFIHDKFRLNAFSFAVYKGAIECLDQLVETLQKMQRLNKINFLQETNPVGNLLHLTIWANQPEMLQHLLTKYRKKTLPLVENEDRDGRTPLMLAASLGDIQSSKILLDAGALLEARDSKGRTAMHYAAEKNNRDVIRFLSKKGADESAQDCYNNAPSQCGDEVTAQLLLNIKSKKQVDDEFPTDYIALPPHNCIFQGGGAKGLVYLGVIKALEKLNFFDDLKRFAGTSAGALSALFLSLGMRTTEVENTLKDTSLAKLLDLLTFRVSTEEEKQSIIQYLGIVKKAGSTIGKLGIACLKSLAILVGRRTGWTDGEELKNWLNLLIEKYTYIPNCTFGELSDLIKGGGYNPKGRPFKHLHVITTDLKTSSLLHINSEHKKWKNFLIADAVVASAAYPVLIALQTMREKIDGILIPNHNYQCSDGGILLNLPAEIFDRVEQPGWMDPQLAIPQFNRRSIAFCFEQPKITPSEDKESVYAFLGSVLTKIYMNSENLTRQMLSKKHEERLVRISTGGITTTEFRIKPDDEKGIEAIDNAYITTKKFFEERRRNEKSFFK, from the coding sequence ATGGAAGAAGCAGAACAATCTGTCATCATGCATTTTTTAAGGACAAGAAATGACGAAATTATAAAGAAAATTGCAGCCAAAAAATTGTATGAAACGCTAGTTGGTCGTGATTCAAACCGTGCTATACATGAGGTTGTAAGAGGAGGACATCATAAGTTAGTACCCATTTTATTTGGGGATACCGAATTGGCTCAAGTAAATGCGCTCGATTCTAGGGGTGCCAACCTACTTATTAGCGCTATTGAAGGAAGACAAAAAGCCTTCGTAAATGTCTGTTTGCAATATGGCAACCTTCCTAATCATTATTTTATCCATGACAAATTTCGCCTAAATGCCTTTTCTTTTGCCGTTTATAAGGGAGCCATAGAGTGCCTAGATCAATTAGTTGAAACTTTGCAAAAGATGCAAAGGTTAAATAAAATTAATTTTTTGCAAGAAACAAATCCTGTAGGTAATCTTTTGCATTTAACTATTTGGGCAAATCAACCGGAAATGTTGCAGCATTTACTAACAAAATATCGAAAGAAAACCTTACCTCTTGTTGAAAATGAAGATCGGGATGGGAGAACTCCATTAATGCTTGCTGCCTCATTGGGAGACATTCAATCTTCAAAAATACTATTAGACGCGGGAGCTCTGCTAGAAGCCAGGGATAGCAAGGGAAGAACAGCAATGCATTATGCTGCAGAGAAAAACAATAGAGACGTTATTCGTTTTTTAAGCAAAAAAGGCGCTGATGAAAGTGCTCAAGATTGCTATAATAATGCGCCTAGCCAGTGCGGTGATGAGGTAACCGCACAACTCCTTCTCAATATAAAGTCTAAGAAACAAGTCGATGATGAATTTCCAACAGATTATATTGCGCTCCCTCCCCATAATTGCATATTTCAAGGCGGAGGAGCAAAAGGGTTAGTTTATCTGGGAGTTATTAAAGCTTTAGAAAAGCTGAATTTCTTCGATGATTTAAAGAGGTTTGCTGGTACATCCGCAGGAGCCTTATCCGCACTTTTTCTTTCTCTGGGTATGAGAACAACCGAAGTAGAAAATACATTGAAAGATACTTCATTAGCGAAGTTACTTGACCTACTAACGTTTCGAGTCTCAACTGAAGAAGAAAAACAAAGTATTATCCAATATTTAGGCATCGTTAAAAAAGCGGGCTCTACTATTGGCAAATTGGGAATCGCTTGTCTTAAATCTTTAGCTATTTTAGTCGGAAGAAGAACGGGATGGACCGATGGAGAGGAATTAAAAAATTGGCTAAACCTGCTCATAGAAAAATATACATATATCCCAAATTGCACTTTCGGGGAGCTTTCGGATTTGATTAAAGGTGGAGGATATAATCCTAAGGGCAGACCATTTAAACATTTACACGTAATTACAACGGACCTAAAGACATCCTCTCTTCTTCATATAAATTCTGAGCACAAAAAATGGAAAAATTTCCTAATTGCAGATGCTGTAGTAGCCTCTGCTGCCTATCCTGTACTCATTGCCCTTCAAACAATGAGAGAAAAGATCGATGGTATACTTATACCCAATCATAATTACCAATGCTCAGATGGAGGAATTCTTCTCAATTTACCTGCAGAAATTTTCGATCGAGTCGAGCAGCCAGGATGGATGGATCCTCAGTTAGCTATCCCTCAATTCAATCGTCGTTCAATTGCTTTTTGTTTTGAACAACCTAAAATTACTCCATCTGAAGACAAGGAATCGGTTTACGCTTTTCTTGGAAGTGTTTTAACTAAAATTTATATGAATTCTGAAAATCTAACTCGCCAAATGCTTTCAAAAAAGCATGAAGAAAGGCTTGTAAGAATAAGTACTGGTGGAATCACCACAACGGAGTTCCGCATTAAGCCCGATGATGAAAAAGGGATAGAAGCCATTGATAACGCTTACATAACTACAAAAAAATTTTTCGAAGAAAGAAGACGTAATGAAAAGTCTTTTTTTAAGTAA
- a CDS encoding type II toxin-antitoxin system HicA family toxin produces MNKKHERTLQAIFAKPVQASIHWKDIESLFAALGAEIREGRGSRIRVLLNNQEAVFHRPHPQKETDKGAVISVRRFLENAGVKPC; encoded by the coding sequence ATGAATAAAAAACACGAGCGTACCTTACAAGCAATATTTGCCAAACCGGTTCAAGCCAGCATTCACTGGAAAGACATTGAATCATTATTTGCCGCTTTAGGCGCAGAAATCCGAGAAGGAAGAGGATCTAGAATCAGAGTTTTGCTTAATAACCAAGAAGCTGTCTTCCATAGGCCCCATCCACAAAAAGAAACGGATAAGGGAGCCGTTATTTCAGTTCGTAGGTTTTTAGAAAATGCAGGAGTAAAACCATGTTAA
- a CDS encoding ankyrin repeat domain-containing protein → MSFMGDYLLAWQLQAEEYKKCSQAKSSSAAPRIEGSSQGRQFKRLSQGKEVTYTFREVRGDRDCFFHAVNRKDLNRGSLIRTLNEKAPNDEVRKAFASEIRQFLYLGCTRGHEDPAEQQAFMSLYQEDFGKLIGQLTKSENQLKPSIIQARALLGEEATKGKGPIELAGLLEKMKPSSLLAQKLRSEHLVMLQADEEIIEYCSQESIYRGYVEHYLNQARGYIPFSRRLKGENFKTTIDVINELFHMNIQVFLQDGSRVTKKRSGPTIPISHNGIDHFSGLKKLAPELDMPSRRGDGGEGIPSLNKKVLVDKPSMPLTVSDVLNRMLSSSKPEDFEMESLLQAGYLGIDYQLLVLLAKIAKLLVQNKPFEATFEEKDHGNLDDIKLVIKDEKGGKCKLQAFQVKYYKKSISADLFVNKENGKTIKKSSKNAKMHIGKFFDGWLNLKKKYSELNDEDRESIIYSNSGLDHILEQCVEEGVFCDKFMNGKKSVKLGGRINKGKDFYVLMREQAWSYLETEKLHLEIVKKRDEALFQQFLRSFRFKVGKKDFVHLIKSIIENLSSLHNANSEKAPPAQLFINLYYAIGEWFRHNHVGSRRTPTLTDEVMISLINDSQIRYHDPVVLQGRSQATLWNISDTCEEKTIKREELDDLERAMCKPGLVMVVGDKGIGKSGLVKQALTNRFSLNYLFLAADALIKDPELKKKVLDVSKLKMLRLIVLDSAEALLSLSSNEVRYVIGSLLESGLTVILTLTPDAYHELAIEPVSHLVPVKPLPLNTLLQAFPKLKPYQEVLPLMELATVPFYLKFILEVISQDPGKFVRLINAKNITLEAQLIKQVVKGRSKEVAKERQIAWKHLAVKLAQSRKPTQVEALKQTSIVVGKDDKYVFSHDLFFEHGLMAFWFDEWKASCIKETTLKFWEKLPNFLKFNSPIAVLAKWFTIHKEKLVPNLLKHAEKLSNTPVFGSIIAMVIAAEDKQLLSKLLKYKNEAPMQNPSGSSTVMLAIFYNSPEALKALFKLGEPAHHRKSRPALLSDSAYYTHHGQDPSYNPEESSSDESSESSIERVTSGDNSDSDSFSYSELEESPIEKFCGHIAKYWSAGFYEEPYYVDDDEGDWITNPRFQPLPHNDSYLHQAVLLNRRECLSILLEQYEEPQMLNLCNEYNETLLHLGILKEAIEVVRLLLAKGALVDRPDNWGETPLHNVAYTGNIQLAELLLQKDAGPNRLNEAGLTPLHIAVARLDLQMVKLFLEHHGDLSIRCFHSAEVGVADILEELPDAQQEEMENFVIGLIELLNFGYNQGMDELNEDSREIVEDLMTLIEHRAQLSEYAPDWDYWDSETELEYAINNVDFEMIEGLASYILDDPDRIEEVLESDAFTHLRKELVDGWMDQLHGTQYQNLLLYVYNSGDPEVLTCIAPINSYILDDPVRIAEVLESEDFIDLREKLVKAWLEEAEEEQYQKLRKYIQDSKDQEMLAWIQEFEEESEV, encoded by the coding sequence ATGTCATTCATGGGAGACTATCTATTAGCCTGGCAATTACAAGCCGAGGAGTACAAGAAATGTTCACAGGCAAAGTCTTCCTCTGCTGCTCCCCGTATCGAGGGATCATCCCAAGGACGCCAATTTAAGCGTTTATCACAGGGAAAAGAGGTTACTTACACGTTCCGAGAGGTAAGAGGCGACCGCGATTGTTTCTTTCATGCAGTGAATAGAAAAGACTTGAATCGGGGTAGCTTGATACGCACTTTAAATGAAAAAGCCCCAAATGATGAGGTGAGAAAGGCATTTGCGTCCGAAATTCGCCAATTTCTTTACCTGGGTTGTACAAGAGGGCATGAAGATCCTGCTGAGCAGCAAGCCTTTATGAGCCTCTACCAAGAAGATTTTGGCAAACTAATCGGTCAACTTACTAAGAGTGAAAATCAACTGAAGCCATCTATTATTCAGGCTCGCGCGCTCTTAGGAGAAGAGGCTACTAAGGGCAAAGGCCCTATCGAACTAGCAGGCTTATTAGAAAAAATGAAGCCGAGTTCATTATTAGCACAAAAGCTTCGCAGCGAGCATCTAGTCATGTTGCAGGCGGATGAGGAAATTATTGAATATTGTTCTCAGGAATCCATTTATAGAGGCTACGTGGAACATTATCTCAACCAAGCACGCGGCTATATTCCTTTTTCTCGTAGGCTTAAAGGCGAAAATTTTAAGACGACTATTGATGTCATCAACGAATTATTTCATATGAACATTCAAGTATTCCTACAAGACGGTTCGCGGGTGACAAAAAAACGATCAGGGCCGACTATTCCGATTTCTCATAACGGTATCGATCACTTTTCTGGGCTTAAGAAGTTGGCTCCTGAATTAGATATGCCTTCACGGAGAGGTGATGGGGGCGAGGGGATACCGTCGCTAAATAAAAAGGTATTAGTTGATAAACCGAGCATGCCTTTAACAGTAAGTGACGTCCTGAATAGAATGCTCTCATCAAGTAAACCTGAAGATTTTGAAATGGAGTCCCTCTTGCAGGCAGGCTATCTTGGAATAGATTATCAGTTATTAGTGTTGTTAGCTAAAATAGCGAAGCTGTTAGTACAAAATAAGCCATTTGAAGCTACGTTTGAGGAAAAAGATCATGGCAATTTAGATGATATTAAACTTGTCATCAAGGATGAGAAAGGCGGTAAATGTAAATTGCAAGCATTTCAGGTTAAATACTATAAGAAAAGCATTTCAGCTGACCTTTTTGTCAATAAAGAGAATGGTAAAACAATAAAAAAGAGCAGCAAGAATGCAAAAATGCATATAGGAAAATTTTTTGATGGCTGGTTGAATTTGAAAAAGAAATACTCCGAGCTTAACGATGAGGACCGGGAAAGCATCATCTATTCCAATTCAGGTTTAGATCATATTTTAGAGCAATGCGTTGAAGAGGGGGTTTTTTGCGATAAATTTATGAATGGAAAAAAATCTGTTAAGCTAGGGGGTAGGATCAATAAGGGCAAAGATTTTTATGTCCTTATGAGGGAGCAAGCATGGAGCTATTTGGAAACTGAAAAACTGCATCTAGAAATTGTAAAAAAACGTGATGAAGCCTTATTCCAGCAGTTTTTGCGTTCATTTCGATTCAAAGTGGGTAAAAAAGATTTCGTTCATTTAATCAAATCTATTATTGAGAACCTATCAAGCCTTCATAATGCAAATTCTGAAAAAGCCCCACCAGCGCAATTATTTATTAATTTATACTATGCGATAGGAGAATGGTTTCGACACAATCATGTAGGGTCTCGGAGAACACCCACGTTAACAGATGAGGTAATGATAAGCTTAATAAATGACAGCCAAATCCGATATCATGATCCAGTAGTGTTACAGGGAAGATCTCAAGCAACGCTATGGAATATTTCTGATACCTGTGAAGAAAAAACTATTAAAAGGGAAGAGCTAGACGATTTAGAACGCGCTATGTGTAAGCCAGGGTTGGTAATGGTGGTTGGAGACAAGGGTATAGGGAAATCTGGGTTGGTCAAACAAGCCCTAACGAACCGTTTCTCCCTAAATTATCTTTTTCTCGCAGCAGACGCATTGATTAAAGATCCTGAACTTAAGAAGAAGGTTCTGGATGTATCAAAATTAAAAATGCTGCGTTTGATTGTGCTCGATAGCGCAGAAGCTTTGCTATCTCTCTCTAGCAATGAGGTCCGGTATGTCATTGGCTCCCTTTTGGAGTCAGGCCTTACAGTTATTTTGACATTAACTCCTGATGCATACCATGAGCTTGCTATTGAACCGGTAAGCCATCTAGTTCCAGTGAAGCCTTTACCCCTAAATACTCTACTCCAGGCGTTTCCTAAATTGAAACCGTACCAAGAGGTTCTCCCTCTCATGGAGCTTGCTACAGTCCCCTTTTACTTAAAATTTATTCTTGAAGTGATTTCCCAGGATCCAGGCAAATTTGTGCGCCTCATAAATGCTAAAAATATCACTTTAGAAGCTCAACTAATAAAGCAAGTAGTGAAGGGGCGAAGCAAAGAGGTTGCTAAAGAGAGGCAAATCGCCTGGAAGCATTTGGCAGTTAAATTAGCTCAATCTCGGAAGCCTACGCAAGTTGAGGCATTGAAGCAAACCTCTATTGTGGTGGGTAAAGATGATAAATATGTCTTTAGTCATGATTTATTTTTTGAGCATGGTTTAATGGCTTTTTGGTTTGATGAGTGGAAAGCATCTTGTATTAAGGAAACGACACTGAAGTTTTGGGAAAAGCTTCCTAATTTTCTTAAGTTTAATAGTCCCATTGCTGTTTTGGCAAAATGGTTCACCATTCATAAAGAGAAATTAGTGCCAAATCTCTTGAAGCATGCAGAAAAGCTTTCCAATACACCTGTTTTTGGGTCTATTATAGCCATGGTTATTGCGGCTGAAGACAAGCAGTTGTTAAGTAAACTTCTCAAATACAAGAATGAAGCGCCCATGCAGAACCCTTCAGGAAGCTCTACTGTAATGCTGGCGATTTTTTATAATAGCCCAGAAGCGCTTAAAGCACTTTTTAAGCTAGGCGAGCCTGCTCATCACCGGAAATCAAGACCAGCCCTTTTGTCTGACTCAGCTTACTATACTCACCATGGGCAGGATCCCTCTTATAACCCTGAAGAAAGTTCTTCGGATGAGTCGTCAGAAAGTTCTATCGAAAGAGTCACAAGTGGAGACAATAGTGATTCGGATAGCTTCAGCTACAGTGAGCTAGAGGAATCGCCTATAGAAAAGTTTTGCGGGCATATAGCTAAATATTGGTCCGCTGGCTTTTATGAGGAGCCTTATTATGTAGATGACGACGAAGGGGATTGGATTACTAATCCTCGCTTTCAACCTCTTCCCCATAATGATTCGTACCTACATCAAGCCGTTTTGTTAAATCGCAGAGAGTGTTTATCCATACTATTGGAACAATATGAAGAACCGCAGATGCTCAACCTTTGCAATGAGTACAACGAAACACTTTTGCATTTAGGTATCTTAAAGGAAGCAATAGAGGTGGTGAGGCTTTTGCTTGCGAAAGGTGCCTTGGTTGATAGGCCTGACAATTGGGGCGAAACCCCTCTCCATAATGTGGCTTATACCGGAAATATCCAACTGGCAGAGCTACTTTTACAAAAAGATGCAGGTCCTAATAGATTAAATGAAGCAGGATTGACCCCTTTGCATATTGCTGTTGCTCGCTTAGATCTACAAATGGTGAAACTGTTCTTAGAGCATCACGGTGACTTATCTATAAGATGTTTTCATTCAGCAGAAGTAGGAGTCGCCGATATTTTAGAGGAGCTCCCCGACGCACAACAAGAAGAGATGGAAAACTTCGTGATAGGGTTAATTGAGCTTCTCAATTTTGGCTACAACCAAGGAATGGATGAACTCAATGAGGACAGTCGAGAAATTGTTGAAGATTTGATGACATTGATTGAGCATCGGGCTCAATTATCTGAATATGCGCCTGATTGGGATTATTGGGATTCGGAAACAGAATTGGAATATGCTATTAACAATGTCGATTTTGAAATGATTGAAGGACTCGCCTCTTATATTTTAGATGACCCTGATCGCATTGAGGAGGTCTTGGAATCAGACGCCTTTACTCACCTTAGGAAAGAGTTGGTGGATGGGTGGATGGATCAGCTCCATGGCACCCAGTATCAAAATCTCTTGCTATACGTCTATAATTCTGGTGACCCAGAAGTGTTAACGTGTATTGCACCTATTAATTCTTATATTTTAGATGACCCTGTTCGCATTGCGGAAGTCTTAGAATCAGAGGATTTTATTGATCTTAGGGAAAAGTTGGTGAAGGCATGGCTTGAAGAGGCTGAGGAAGAACAGTATCAAAAACTTAGAAAATACATCCAGGATTCCAAGGACCAAGAAATGTTAGCATGGATTCAAGAATTCGAAGAAGAGAGTGAAGTATAA
- a CDS encoding ankyrin repeat domain-containing protein, with the protein MIGLNVNQSAYTLTGLSGEATNNRTFVSRRAPTLADLARRVFRMHFSDKSASELRNRFFTLIVEVCESEKWNILSQNKNEIFGFLKTADQSVIMHFIRSGKIELVKKIVKNKLFKALIGTEENQVTHTVVREGFRDLLHLLLAEDLAHVNALDERGANLLLSAIEGDQTDLITDCLGYGNNPKQYFSYMGFRLNSLSFAIYKGSTECLDKLIQSLKVLKSSFPIDFSGQIENIGTVLHLAIHADQAHMLEHLLTKYYKFTKKLIETCDQEERTPFILAAYYGKVRMLEALIYAGASLLAEDEKGYNAMHYAVMGKQSEAIKFLHKRGMDVNSIGLRGKTPLMIAKRLYKETRDLEYKKKIKVLLENLSDYQKVNPYNPLDYGDLPPESFVFQSCMSAPPALSSDIMNALENFFKISKNLKRIGGVFHGALAATILAIGEDISKIDIRLADLSIKQLPEKKICDIQKKLGTFTTTHPIRPIWSFLSNLKNVNDGIKLRDQIDQLIGKYTEKTHCTFGELAELVYSQSKNTHTNESFKHLHIMVFEAKDMQVLQINSEEKKWKNLLIADAVVAGIAFPFFISIQNLRKKKNQCVFNSKFFCIGGWGFINPAIQMFDQKKYLFNCFEDPFESDYHFNNRVVGIRINPKNPAEKQLNDFMRGKPLIKGKGKEGKLIDQERVLKIKMGNVYRIEWGCE; encoded by the coding sequence ATGATCGGTTTAAACGTAAATCAATCAGCTTACACTTTAACAGGGTTAAGTGGGGAAGCAACAAATAACAGGACATTTGTAAGCCGTAGAGCGCCAACCTTAGCAGACCTAGCTAGAAGAGTTTTTAGAATGCATTTTTCAGATAAAAGTGCTTCAGAACTACGCAATCGTTTTTTTACTTTAATCGTAGAAGTATGTGAAAGCGAAAAATGGAACATTCTTTCACAAAATAAAAATGAGATTTTTGGCTTCCTGAAAACAGCAGATCAATCTGTTATTATGCATTTCATAAGAAGCGGAAAGATTGAACTTGTTAAAAAAATCGTGAAAAATAAATTATTTAAAGCCCTAATTGGTACAGAAGAAAACCAGGTAACCCATACAGTGGTAAGAGAGGGATTTCGGGATTTATTGCATCTTTTATTGGCTGAAGACCTTGCTCACGTGAATGCGCTTGATGAAAGAGGGGCCAATTTGCTTCTGAGTGCCATTGAGGGTGATCAAACAGATTTGATAACAGACTGTTTGGGATATGGAAATAATCCCAAGCAATATTTTAGTTATATGGGATTTCGCTTGAACTCCCTTTCTTTTGCTATTTATAAAGGATCTACAGAATGTTTAGATAAGCTTATTCAAAGCTTAAAAGTTTTGAAATCCTCTTTTCCAATCGATTTTTCCGGGCAAATTGAAAACATTGGGACCGTCTTGCATCTAGCGATTCATGCGGATCAAGCCCATATGCTTGAGCATTTATTAACAAAGTATTACAAATTCACAAAAAAATTAATTGAAACTTGCGACCAGGAGGAGCGAACTCCTTTTATACTAGCCGCATACTACGGAAAAGTTAGGATGCTTGAAGCCCTAATATACGCCGGAGCTAGCCTTTTGGCAGAAGATGAGAAGGGGTATAATGCGATGCATTATGCAGTTATGGGCAAGCAATCGGAGGCAATTAAGTTTTTACATAAGCGCGGAATGGATGTGAATTCAATTGGTCTTCGTGGGAAAACACCCCTAATGATTGCTAAGAGGCTTTACAAAGAAACAAGGGATTTAGAGTATAAGAAAAAGATTAAAGTTCTTCTTGAAAATTTATCTGATTACCAAAAAGTTAATCCTTACAATCCCCTTGATTACGGTGATTTGCCGCCCGAGAGTTTTGTTTTTCAAAGTTGCATGTCCGCGCCGCCCGCCCTCTCTTCAGACATTATGAATGCATTAGAAAATTTTTTTAAGATATCGAAAAACCTCAAAAGAATAGGGGGCGTTTTTCATGGAGCATTGGCAGCAACAATTTTGGCAATAGGTGAGGACATCTCTAAAATTGACATAAGGCTTGCGGATCTATCAATCAAACAATTACCGGAGAAAAAAATTTGCGATATTCAAAAAAAGCTCGGAACGTTTACCACCACGCATCCAATCAGACCAATCTGGTCTTTTTTAAGTAATTTAAAGAATGTTAACGATGGCATTAAGCTGCGCGATCAAATTGACCAACTTATTGGCAAGTATACAGAAAAAACTCATTGCACATTTGGAGAATTAGCCGAATTAGTTTATTCACAATCAAAAAATACTCACACAAACGAATCTTTCAAGCATTTACATATTATGGTTTTCGAAGCTAAGGACATGCAAGTCTTGCAAATTAATTCCGAAGAAAAAAAATGGAAAAATTTACTTATTGCTGATGCAGTGGTTGCAGGTATTGCCTTTCCATTTTTTATAAGCATCCAAAATCTAAGAAAAAAAAAGAATCAGTGTGTCTTTAATTCAAAATTTTTTTGTATAGGAGGATGGGGATTTATAAATCCTGCAATTCAAATGTTTGACCAAAAAAAATATTTATTTAATTGTTTTGAAGACCCTTTTGAGAGTGACTATCATTTTAACAACCGCGTTGTAGGTATACGGATTAATCCAAAAAATCCTGCAGAAAAGCAATTAAATGATTTTATGAGGGGAAAACCACTAATTAAAGGGAAAGGTAAAGAAGGAAAGTTAATCGACCAAGAGCGTGTACTAAAAATTAAAATGGGTAATGTGTATAGAATAGAATGGGGATGCGAGTGA
- a CDS encoding winged helix-turn-helix domain-containing protein yields the protein MNSLTEEERLQLHAQHKKKRDKRICDRIKAVLLYGKGWTFQEIAEVLLLPNEAIRNYTDKYRALKKLRPKSGSSVEKLSSNQSRQLEDHLQAHAHLYVKDIVAYIQLTFKITYTIRGIRNGLQRHGFSYKKLAIEPGNADQQQQKE from the coding sequence ATGAATTCTTTAACAGAAGAAGAAAGATTGCAGCTACATGCTCAGCATAAAAAAAAACGTGATAAACGCATCTGTGATAGAATCAAGGCTGTGCTCCTTTATGGCAAGGGTTGGACTTTTCAGGAAATTGCCGAGGTCTTATTGCTGCCTAATGAAGCCATTCGCAATTATACTGACAAATATAGAGCTTTGAAAAAATTGCGCCCGAAGAGTGGCAGTTCCGTAGAAAAACTCTCTTCTAACCAATCCAGGCAACTTGAGGATCATCTGCAAGCGCACGCCCATCTCTACGTCAAGGATATCGTCGCTTATATCCAGCTAACTTTTAAGATAACATATACCATTCGCGGCATAAGAAATGGACTTCAGCGGCACGGCTTTTCTTACAAAAAACTAGCTATTGAGCCAGGAAATGCCGATCAGCAACAACAAAAAGAGTAA
- a CDS encoding helix-turn-helix domain-containing protein, whose translation MNKKSSRLKDAILETASDMLDCGIITEKDYEKITMRHLKKGNFPQIDSMTSKEIKALREKAHLSQAAFASYLNLSVGYVSQLERGVKEPTGAVLALLNVIRRKGLDVIR comes from the coding sequence ATGAATAAAAAATCTAGTCGATTGAAAGATGCTATTCTTGAAACAGCTAGTGACATGTTAGATTGTGGGATTATTACAGAGAAAGACTATGAAAAAATCACTATGCGTCATCTCAAAAAAGGAAACTTTCCCCAAATAGACTCAATGACAAGCAAAGAAATTAAAGCATTACGAGAAAAAGCCCATCTTAGCCAGGCTGCATTTGCAAGTTATCTTAATTTGAGTGTTGGGTATGTATCGCAGTTAGAAAGAGGAGTGAAAGAACCTACAGGAGCTGTTCTTGCATTACTGAATGTTATCCGCCGCAAAGGTCTTGATGTTATTCGCTGA